One genomic window of Ziziphus jujuba cultivar Dongzao chromosome 4, ASM3175591v1 includes the following:
- the LOC125421868 gene encoding probable methyltransferase At1g29790 codes for MAFNVDSYMNYKIHGMCPEDGDIVQKLISNGCEISNGCDPLPRRRCFTRTSPHHGSPLSTNAQIVSNAQILQMLRMFQQKEILQMLRLFQPLKTRWDIPTNQSVSAEFTINEVLSLKPGEICIGLDISPTTGTFAAIMKEKNVTIASATLNLV; via the exons ATGGCTTTCAATGTAGACAGTTATATGAATTACAAGATCCATGGAATGTGCCCTGAGGATGGGGACATTGTTCAGAAGCTGATATCGAATGGCTGTGAGATATCGAATGGCTGCGACCCATTACCAAGAAGAAGATGCTTCACAAGAACATCTCCACATCACGGTTCTCCACTTTCTACAAATGCTCAGATTGTTTCAAATGCTCAGATTCTTCAAATGCTCAGAATGTTTCAACAGAAGGAGATTCTTCAAATGCTCAGATTGTTTCAACCTCTCAAAACGAGGTGGGATATCCCAACAAATCAGTCTGTTTCAGCAGAATTCACCATCAATGAAGTTCTAAGCTTAAAGCCAGGGGAGATCTGTATTGGTCTAGATATTAGTCCAACCACAGGAACATTTGCTGCTATCATGAAGGAGAAGAATGTTACCATTGCCTCAGCTACATTGAACTTAG TTTGA
- the LOC107416440 gene encoding uncharacterized protein LOC107416440 isoform X2 produces MSNRQGPPKHQNKYAWKPNAGHKINETEVGGRLRPYSEITGVCLRCKEQIDWKRRYGKYKPLTEPAKCQRCSKRAVRQAYHNLCSGCAKEQGVCAKCCSRVDSVVGRDSSEVEAEQKMLEEAIKNARERDRRTILRTISSNIGNMKILASQASHNFMQGTVKLHCRCLGKQELQIKNDNLILLMKANS; encoded by the exons atgagcaATAGGCAAGGTCCCCCCAAGCACCAAAACAAATACGCTTGGAAACCCAACGCCGGTCACAAAATCAACGAAACG GAAGTTGGAGGGAGGCTGAGACCGTACTCAGAGATCACCGGCGTTTGCCTTCGTTGTAAGGAACAGATCGACTGGAAACGCCGTTACGGCAAGTATAAGCCTCTCACTGAACCTGCCAAATG TCAACGTTGTTCGAAACGAGCTGTTCGCCAAGCTTACCATAATCTCTGTTCTG GTTGTGCCAAGGAGCAAGGCGTTTGCGCCAAGTGTTGTAGCCGTGTTGATAGTGTAGTTGGaag AGATTCTTCTGAAGTGGAAGCAGAGCAAAAGATGCTTGAGGAG GCCATAAAGAATGCTCGAGAAAGGGACAGAAGGACTATACTGCGGACT ATTTCATCGAACATAGGAAATATGAAGATTCTTGCATCTCAAGCATCACACAACTTCATGCAAGGAACGGTAAAGCTCCACTGCAGGTGCCTAGGGAAGCAGGAACTTCAAATTAAAAACGACAATCTGATATTACTTATGAAGGCAAACAGCTAA
- the LOC107416440 gene encoding uncharacterized protein LOC107416440 isoform X1, whose amino-acid sequence MSNRQGPPKHQNKYAWKPNAGHKINETEVGGRLRPYSEITGVCLRCKEQIDWKRRYGKYKPLTEPAKCQRCSKRAVRQAYHNLCSGCAKEQGVCAKCCSRVDSVVGRDSSEVEAEQKMLEEAIKNARERDRRTILRTMNKGKSNSLGKTRTEENKVGELFPSSTLEEYAKSSRDKKNDDNSDNEDDEDEEGEEEEAGEEN is encoded by the exons atgagcaATAGGCAAGGTCCCCCCAAGCACCAAAACAAATACGCTTGGAAACCCAACGCCGGTCACAAAATCAACGAAACG GAAGTTGGAGGGAGGCTGAGACCGTACTCAGAGATCACCGGCGTTTGCCTTCGTTGTAAGGAACAGATCGACTGGAAACGCCGTTACGGCAAGTATAAGCCTCTCACTGAACCTGCCAAATG TCAACGTTGTTCGAAACGAGCTGTTCGCCAAGCTTACCATAATCTCTGTTCTG GTTGTGCCAAGGAGCAAGGCGTTTGCGCCAAGTGTTGTAGCCGTGTTGATAGTGTAGTTGGaag AGATTCTTCTGAAGTGGAAGCAGAGCAAAAGATGCTTGAGGAG GCCATAAAGAATGCTCGAGAAAGGGACAGAAGGACTATACTGCGGACT ATGAACAAAGGAAAATCCAATAGTTTGGGTAAAACTCGCACTGAGGAAAACAAGGTTGGAGAGTTATTTCCCTCTTCAACTCTTGAAGAATATGCGAAATCAAGTAGAGACAAAAAAAACGATGATAACAGTGACAACGAGGATGATGAGGATGAGGAGGGGGAAGAGGAGGAGGCGGGAGAGGAAAATTGA
- the LOC107416405 gene encoding NAC domain-containing protein 71-like yields the protein MEGWRFRPTDDDLVGYYLLREVTGCPFSHVGIAHDFDVFGKKEPWEIWSTFRSENDHDNPDPDDLNFYTKPKKNTPKGKRFNRKVGSGTWKGQDSSTEIYASSADDNDIVIGFRKRFHYENKQSKEHDGSRIMFEYCLAGSLSHCITVPDNDFVLCRIRKKSSSENKNKRKNSMIIGCDDDLVPPPLKNQKTNINNGNNIGYSSC from the exons ATGGAG GGTTGGAGGTTTCGTCCCACGGACGATGATCTTGTGGGATATTATCTCCTTCGCGAAGTAACCGGTTGTCCTTTCTCTCATGTTGGGATTGCACATGACTTTGACGTGTTTGGCAAGAAAGAACCTTGGGAAATCTGGAGCACGTTTCGAAGCGAGAATGACCATGATAATCCTGATCCTGATGATCTCAACTTCTACACCAAGCCCAAGAAAAACACACCGAAAGGAAAACGTTTCAACCGCAAGGTTGGCTCCGGCACATGGAAAGGCCAAGATTCCAGCACCGAGATTTACGCTTCCTCTGCCGACGATAACGACATTGTTATCGGCTTCAGGAAACGATTTCACTACGAGAACAAGCAGTCCAAAGAGCATGATGGAAGTCGGATCATGTTTGAGTACTGCCTTGCTGGTTCACTGAGTCATTGTATTACCGTTCCTGATAATGATTTTGTACTTTGCCGAATCCGGAAGAAAAGCTCATCTGAAAACAAGAACAAGAGGAAGAACTCGATGATCATTGGCTGTGATGATGATTTGGTACCGCCACCTCTAAAGAACCAGAAGACCAATATTAATAATGGGAATAATATTGGCTACTCTTCATGTTGA
- the LOC107416406 gene encoding metalloendoproteinase 3-MMP-like, with amino-acid sequence MAVNFLFLIVLLLIHHLPLRTLGHNTNFQSLNSLLSLQGLSKGHTAKDIPNLKHYLKRFGYLNNYDETTLNNNNNQKDYFDDALESAVKLYQKNYNLNVTGKLDSATIKQMSLPRCGVPDNVQYVIPGAKWPPNKYHLTYAFNSSKQPALPPEDVRTTVAFAFTLWARNSVFTFQEVDLGQPHDLVLGFHQGYHGDNGPFDGPYGVLAHATPPTEGILHYDVEEYFSISDPAGAGKIDFLWVSMHEIGHLLGMGHSLDPLAVMYATVTPGMSRKNLNADDVAGIHTLYLTP; translated from the coding sequence ATGGCTGTTAATTTCCTCTTCCTCATCGTCCTCCTCCTAATACACCACCTTCCTCTCAGAACTTTAGGCCACAACACAAACTTTCAATCCTTGAACTCCCTTCTCAGTTTACAAGGACTAAGCAAAGGCCACACAGCCAAAGACATTCCAAACCTCAAACACTATCTCAAGAGATTCGGATACCTTAATAACTACGACGAGACAACcttaaacaacaacaacaaccagaAGGACTACTTTGACGATGCTTTGGAGTCAGCAGTCAAATTGTATCAGAAAAACTACAATTTGAATGTCACAGGAAAGCTTGATTCTGCTACCATTAAGCAAATGTCACTTCCACGTTGTGGAGTTCCTGATAATGTCCAGTACGTAATTCCAGGAGCCAAATGGCCTCCTAACAAATACCATTTAACATATGCCTTCAACTCCAGCAAGCAACCAGCTCTTCCACCAGAAGATGTGAGGACTACCGTGGCGTTCGCATTCACACTATGGGCAAGAAATTCTGTATTTACGTTTCAGGAAGTGGATCTGGGTCAGCCCCATGATCTTGTGTTGGGTTTCCATCAGGGTTATCATGGTGATAATGGGCCTTTTGATGGGCCTTATGGAGTTTTGGCCCATGCAACTCCTCCAACGGAGGGGATATTGCATTATGATGTGGAAGAGTATTTTAGCATAAGTGACCCAGCGGGGGCtggtaaaattgattttttatgggtttcaaTGCATGAAATTGGTCATCTCCTTGGAATGGGTCATAGTTTGGATCCCTTGGCGGTTATGTATGCCACAGTTACACCTGGAATGAGCAGGAAAAATTTGAATGCCGATGATGTTGCTGGCATACATACTCTGTATCTCACTCCATGA